The following DNA comes from Brassica oleracea var. oleracea cultivar TO1000 chromosome C5, BOL, whole genome shotgun sequence.
ACAATGTATGAACTATAAAAGCTGACATAACGCATTATCTTGAAAGAGTAACAAACCTCCTTGAGGGAGATGATTTTAGAAGATGTAGTCTGGTAGCTTCACAGGAAACTCTGCGACGTTGACTTCGAATTGAGGTCCTTTCGGATCTTGCAAACTAATGGTAAAAATGAAAGACGCAATGGTAAAAATTATACTCCAATTTCTAGAATTAATCTTAAAAACAAGATAAACAGCAATCTTATAAATCAAACATCATCGTACATGAAGCATATACCTTCCAGGCACAAAGGTGAAAGATCCCTCAACGGATAAATTACTTGTTGGAAATTGGGAAATACACCTATAGACAAACTCTTCTTCCTTGGCTTGTAAGAGCGGATTCTAAAAAATACAACAAACCACATTAGAAAGAATTGCTCATATCCATTGTACTACATGGAACATATATTAGCACAGGAGTGGAAGAAGCAAAACTATACCTGAACTAGCACAAGTTCTCCATCAACATCACCTATTACCGCATTATAAGCTCGGACAACCCAATGTCTCGAATACATTTGCCAAGAGCTATGGTGTCTCCTGTTAAAGTTGGGCATGAGAGACATCCGGATGGAACATGCATACGAGTATACCGGTGGCTTATCCAGATGATCAGATACTTCAGGCATAAATACAGAAGACGCACGCACCTGCATTTATTTATTTATTTTTTAACAATCTACAACCATGAATATAACAATCATGGTCTTGCCGTGATTTATGAATGCACTTATATATTAAAAAAAAATGAATATAACAGTAACTAAATAAATATTGTTTACCTGCACACCATTAGATACAGAGATAGAACACAACGGAGGAATCTCAGGGAACAAACTGATACTTTTAATGTTATCCTGTTCACGGACTTTGATAGCACCAGTTTGTAACCTCCTGCCATGTTCTTCTAACCAAAGCAGCATGGCGTCCTGTTGCTGATCGCCGTTGATACAAACCAAAGACTCGGGAACACAAGGAAGCATTTGGTGAGAACTTGTGTTTTCAGTATAAAGCTGTCCGTTTGTGCAATCAAGGAAAAACATCTTCTTCGAACTAGGCGCTGCTGATACAGCCACAACGACAATGTTCTTGGATATAGTATTATGATCGCCGGCCATGACATCAATTGTCTCCCTTACCACTTCCTTAAGAGGTAGCAAGTAGACATTAACTTTATGCCAATAAGAAGAATAGCCACCAAGAAGCCCTAGAGACCCCCCATCAACAACACCACTGGATGAGGAGGAAGAAAGTTCTTGGCCATCGACGAAACGGTAGAGAAGCCTTGTGGTGAGAGGAAGTTGGACGTTGAGTGCAGTCTCCAATTCTTCAAGATCATCCTCCGTGACACCTTTTCTCAGTGTAGCCTCTGCTTCAGGGAAGTTTAAGCTTAACCATAGTTTGAGACTGTCCCAACAATGTTTAACGCGTTTAACGAGACTCCAAGGATACATTACAAAAGACTCCCTCCATGACTGATATGCCCTCTGAAACAATAATAAAGACACCACAACCTTTAAATGAACAGAACCACACTATATATATACTTAAAGGGCAGGCTCGGAGATCAGAACCTAAGGAAAAATCAAACCCTAGAAAATGTGAAAAGAGTATTAAAAAAAAAGCTGACCTTGAAGGAAGGAGCAGAATCTCCATGAGGATGTAGAGGAGTAGAGATGTTGAGGTCAAGGGAACAGAAGATGGACCAGAGAGATTCCTCGGAGGCGGAAACTTGAAGGCGTTTGCTGACACAAGCAACTCTCGCTGTGTTCTCTGGACCGACTTTGGATAATATTATGTGGAGAACCAAATCTTCAGCATCCTCTAGACTCATGCCTTCGGTTTCGCTCAGTTGAGTTTGAAGGAGGCTGCGAACCAAAAGATGAAATACTTTTACTGTGGTGGAGTCTAAAAACTAATTAAAAGTGTCCTTTAGTCGGGCTAGGGTTTTAACCAAAAAATGTTATTTATTACATTCAGGACCAAAAAAAGAACCGATATAAACCAGATAGGGCTGTTCAATATGGCAAAACCGAACCGTACTGAACCGAACCAAACCGAAATAGATAAATGGTTTGGATTTGGTATATACCATACAAATCGAATGAATATGATTTTTAAAAAACCGTAGAATTTGGATATGGTTCGGTATATAACCGATAAAACCGAATAAAACCGAATAAAACCGATAAAAAAATAGAAACATGTAAATATGTATATATTTTATAACAACGTATGAAAATCATAAGTTAATTTTTTTGCTAATAACTATTACCATATTTTTTACAGTGATAAAATAGTTCTGATTTGTAAAACACTTGAACTATAATTAAATAACAATTCATCGCAAACATGTTTCTTATTTTCTTAGTCTTCTTTTGATTTTTTTGCTTTAATTTAGCATTGACTAAATTGAAATAAAGATTATAAATTTGATGATAACAATTAGTAGAAATTCTTCACAATTTTTTTTTATCTATAAACGAATAGAGTTTCGTGTTTAATAGAAGAAACATGACTTTGATGAACGCTAAATATGAAAGAATATAATAACTTATTTTTTGTGCTTCGTGCTTCTGTTTTATTTTTTGTTTTTTATTTTTATTATCAAAATTTTGAGCTTTGATTTTAATTATAGATTTGATTATTTTATTAGATGATAGAAACATTTTTTATTTTTGTTCTTTTATTTAAACTTATAATATTTTTTTAATAAATGAATGTGTTGACAACAAGACTCTAAAATTCATATAATATGATCCCAAAATAAAGAATTATGTTTTTTGGTATAAAATCGAATAAACCGAAAACCGACGGTATATAAACCGAACCGAACCGAAGTAAATATGGATTTAGAATGGTAGTTATATTTTACTAACCGAAATACCGAAAAACCGAAAAAACCTAACCGAAACCGAACCGATATCCGGATTGAACACCCCTAGCGGATCTGTAATTTAGTCACCAATGTGTAAGCTATGAACCAAACTTAAGCAGATACTAGATTTTGATCAGCGCTTAGAAATCGCGAATTTGTTTGTTTTTCATTTATTAATCGAAAACTGATTTACAAATTACCATTATTTTTGTTTCAAGCCATAAGAATTGAGTTTTTAGGTTTTTATCATTTGTTTTTTTTTCTCTTAAAAATATAGTATTTATTCGAAATATGATAGTTGTCCTATAATAATATTTGAGTTTTAAGATTTGTTTTCATATTTGACCTAGATTCATGGTTGCACCTATAGACCCGATACATTGTATATAATCCGGTTCGGATTTAATGAAAAATTCGTTAATTAAAAATCTGATATAACCCAGTAAAAACCTAAAAACTCACTATTAATCCGCGATCTGATACCATTGATCCGATTACAAAATATCTAGTAGTAATTTTTTAAAAAATTGATTAAATTACTCATATATTTATTAATATTACATAAATTAGTGATTCCTTAGAATTTGATAAATTATTATGTTATCCAAATAAAAAATAATAATATAAAAATAACTTATTGATATGACAATATTAGTTTATTTTTGTTATTAATAACCTATTATAAGTTTGTGTTTTTATTTTAGATTTAAAAATTGATTTTTAGATAGTTTTTAAAATATTCTTGAACACTCGTAATTGCAATATCAGTATTATGTATAAAATGACATTATACATGGAAAAATGATATTCAAATATGTATATGATATATGCTGTAGGATATATGATTTTAGTTTGTATTGAAAATATGTATAATATTCAAATGATCTATTTTAAATATTGATACGTATATTTAAGAAAATAATATTTTCATGTTTCTTAATTTATTTATACTTATATTAAATTTAAAGTTAGTATATCTTTTAAATATATATATAAGCCCATTATTTATAGATCCATTTAGGTGCATCTGTTGGTCTAAAACCAAAAGACTTAAATGCCATTAATGAATTTTATTAATCATTTGTAAAAATAAAGGTATTTTTGAAAAAATTGTAATTTTCATTAAAGATATAATCTGGGAATGATCTTCTTTTAATGGTATTGATTTTTTTTTTTTTAAATCGGTTATCATCTTCCGTTTCTGGTGGTGCAAGGCGAAACGAAGGGGTCATGTAGTGGTAACATCTTTGATCAAATGTCCAAGGTGAAAAATGAAAATGTCATGAATATTCCAAGTAAAGCCAAGCCTTAAGAGTTGGCAAAAAAAAATAAAAAAAAAGCCAAGCCTTAAGAATATCTTGTGAGACCATTGGCCTCTCCATCTCCAAGTCAAGTCACAAATCATGTACATACAAGTAAAAGTTATACTGCCAATCAAAATTAGATCGATTTGCTTTGAGTGTTGATTCTTGGCGCGTGCTATTTGTTTCGAGGAAAGGGCATTGTCTAATGCAAACCGTGTCATAGTAACTCGTTTGATCAATTCCTACGTTTGTTTTTCTTATCAAATGTAGGAACAATTATTTCTTTTGTAACCGGTGTAGTCAAAGTCAAAGATCATATACATAAGATAGTGAGCACAAAACACAAAAGTCAAGCCATGACTCACGAGGTGTTAACCGAAAAACTCTCTCTGTATATAAGTGTCATTAATAAAATCCCATGCATAAGTGTCATTAATAAAACCCCATGCAAAACTAAACTGCTATACAAAAAAATTTACGTATCGAAACCATTTTAGATGTGACATTCGAACCATTTTCTAATCTAATGGTTTAAGTATTTACTAGATTTTGACCCGCGCTTTTTATTGATAAATTTATTGATATAACTGTTTGTTAACTAATTTATTTCGCTATAAACATTTTCGGTTTTCGTTCGACTCTAATTTGCTTTTATTTGTTTTCGATTTCACTTTTGATGTGGTTTTTGGTTTGGAAATATATGAACAGTTTTGGTTATATATGAAGTTGAGTTTTGGTTAAAATGATTGAATATTTTGATATTTTGTGTGGTATGGATATATAAAAATTTTGAATTTTTCGGTTTTGGTTACATTTCTGTTTTAAATTATTTCAAATAATTGAGGTAAAATAAAAAATCTTCATATTGTGAATCACCAGTATAATAAAATGGGAGAAATATTTAGAAAATTATTTTATTTACATATCTATTTATTTAAGGTATAAATAATATAGCAAAGAATAATAAATAATTTTAATAAAATAAAGTTACTATATTCAGAAAAAATGTTATAGTTTTTTTATTAAAAATATAATCTGTAATGTTTATATTATGAAAAAATTATAATGTTAATATTTTATATTTTCAAATATTTTAATTTGCTGAAAAGAATTTAAATGAGATGCACTATTACTTGATTTTAAAATCACATGTAAAAATGATCAAGTTGGATCGCAAAAACCAATTCACCCAGAAAACAAAGCAAACATATATCTTATTTACCTTAATAGATCCAAGCCCACTGCTTTTACAAATCTAGTTTACTGTTTTGACAGACAAAATCAAGTTTATTATTGGAAAAATAAACATATAGAACCAAAAAGTTAATGAAATTTTTTGTAATTAATTGGAAAAGTCTGGCATGATCCTAAGAAATAGTATAAATTCTCTTTCTACTTGAATTGTTTGATTAACTATGATCAAAGATTCAAAATCGCAACGAAAAGAATGATATTAAATATATATTGTGGCTTGTGATTTAAATTTAGATATGGAAGAAGCCTATAGTCGAAATAAACAACTGAGCCAATACCCTCGTATCGTACGTCAAATGTTAAGAATCACAATTCCATGATCACTACAAGAAAACATCGGTATTCTGACGGACATTCCGACGGAAAATGAAATCCTCAGAATTTCCCGAGGAATTTATGAGGAAATTCCGAGGAAACCCAAAATTTGGGTTTCCTCGGAATTTCCTCGGAATATACCGACGGAATTCCGAGGAAACATCAATCCGTCGGAATATTCCGAGGAAATTCCGACGAACTAGTGATCGATCGATGCGTTTTTGGACATANNNNNNNNNNNNNNNNNNNNNNNNNNNNNNNNNNNNNNNNNNNNNNNNNNNNNNNNNNNNNNNNNNNNNNNNNNNNNNNNNNNNNNNNNNNNNNNNNNNNNNNNNNNNNNNNNNNNNNNNNNNNNNNNNNNNNNNNNNNNNNNNNNNNNNNNNNNNNNNNNNNNNNNNNNNNNNNNNNNNNNNNNNNNNNNNNNNNNNNNNNNNNNNNNNNNNNNNNNNNNNNNNNNNNNNNNNNNNNNNNNNNNNNNNNNNNNNNNNNNNNNNNNNNNNNNNNNNNNNNNNNNNNNNNNNNNNNNNNNNNNNNNNNNNNNNNNNNNNNNNNNNNNNNNNNNNNNNNNNNNNNNNNNNNNNNNNNNNNNNNNNNNNNNNNNNNNNNNNNNNNNNNNNNNNNNNNNNNNNNNNNNNNNNNNNNNNNNNNNNNNNNNNNNNNNNNNNNNNNNNNNNNNNNNNNNNNNNNNNNNNNNNNNNNNNNNNNNNNNNNNNNNNNNNNNNNNNNNNNNNNNNNNNNNNNNNNNNNNNNNNNNNNNNNNNNNNNNNNNNNNNNNNNNNNNNNNNNNNNNNNNNNNNNNNNNNNNNNNNNNNNNNNNNNNNNNNNNNNNNNNNNNNNNNNNNNNNNNNNNNNNNNNNNNNNNNNNNNNNNNNNNNNNNNNNNNNNNNNNNNNNNNNNNNNNNNNNNNNNNNNNNNNNNNNNNNNNNNNNNNNNNNNNNNNNNNNNNNNNNNNNNNNNNNNNNNNNNNNNNNNNNNNNNNNNNNNNNNNNNNNNNNNNNNNNNN
Coding sequences within:
- the LOC106292918 gene encoding F-box protein SKIP16 codes for the protein MSLEDAEDLVLHIILSKVGPENTARVACVSKRLQVSASEESLWSIFCSLDLNISTPLHPHGDSAPSFKRAYQSWRESFVMYPWSLVKRVKHCWDSLKLWLSLNFPEAEATLRKGVTEDDLEELETALNVQLPLTTRLLYRFVDGQELSSSSSSGVVDGGSLGLLGGYSSYWHKVNVYLLPLKEVVRETIDVMAGDHNTISKNIVVVAVSAAPSSKKMFFLDCTNGQLYTENTSSHQMLPCVPESLVCINGDQQQDAMLLWLEEHGRRLQTGAIKVREQDNIKSISLFPEIPPLCSISVSNGVQVRASSVFMPEVSDHLDKPPVYSYACSIRMSLMPNFNRRHHSSWQMYSRHWVVRAYNAVIGDVDGELVLVQNPLLQAKEEEFVYRCISQFPTSNLSVEGSFTFVPGSLQDPKGPQFEVNVAEFPVKLPDYIF